In one Oreochromis aureus strain Israel breed Guangdong linkage group 2, ZZ_aureus, whole genome shotgun sequence genomic region, the following are encoded:
- the LOC120441726 gene encoding spindle and centriole-associated protein 1-like produces MDAQLSMPPWLFREETSVLVSQVLNPDPPQSTSDWIGNHTSRVRKCGSQGSELDGSPVASLSGDQSSLGLLQAMWGQVELDLVALSPDTAATSAQSPKKHRTQSLTGFSVALVSTLGRLVHILKKREDEAQKEAQEKRKLEEELKEQQRLIDALTAETMTLREEATALQAGLQQRTAELERKLDTVVLAMGGLGLLSEHSGQTPHSEVKVAGCQSATGAERVPVSSAVLLSPPQQRDHFQHVPATYPAPPHQQLPAVDLLHSYGDLRAHSSDSSLSSLPLVQLPSASSLSLTPDPLRSQRSPGTVLAEIAQLSRETDLIRAQLSQAKGLGSGVRESLDSGNERRGLSCSSTGRVTPQSAAESRMSGSSCKERRSQHVWTPEEQQLTQQCKQCGATPPGAEQAERCSPRSTAGNNRATEAKCFSQSLTLCLPDPSFCLQPESRIHRTPGGIRAAA; encoded by the exons ATGGACGCCCAG CTCTCAATGCCACCGTGGCTGTTCAGAGAGGAAACATCAGTCCTGGTTTCTCAGGTTCTTAATCCTGATCCGCCTCAGAGCACGTCAG ACTGGATCGGTAATCACACCAGCAGAGTCAGGAAGTGTGGTTCCCAGGGTTCAGAGCTGGACGGCTCCCCTGTTGCCTCTCTCAGCGGGGATCAGTCCAGTCTGGGCCTGCTGCAGGCAATGTGGGGTCAGGTGGAGCTGGATTTGGTTGCACTGAGCCCTGATACAGCAGCAACATCTGCACAGAGTCCCAAAAAGCACAGGACACAAAGTCTCACTGGATTTTCTGTGGCCTTGGTCTCTACACTGGGACGTTTGGTGCACATCCTTAAAAAG AGGGAAGATGAAGCTCAGAAGGAGGCACAGGAGAAGAGAAAACTGGAGGAGGAGCTGAAAGAGCAGCAGAGGCTCATTGATGCTCTCACTGCTGAAACCATGACTCTGAGAGAGGAGGCTACAGCCCTGCAG GCAGGGTTACAGCAGCGGACGGCAGAGCTGGAGCGGAAGTtggacacagtggtgttggcgATGGGAGGGCTCGGACTGCTGAGTGAACACAGTGGCCAAACCCCACACTCTGAGGTTAAAGTTGCAG gCTGTCAGTCTGCGACGGGTGCTGAGCGAGTACCTGTTTCCTctgctgtcctcctctcaccaCCTCAACAGCGGGACCACTTTCAGCATGTTCCTG CAACTTATCCTGCGCCACCGCACCAGCAGCTTCCTGCTGTTGATCTCCTGCACTCCTATGGGGACCTCCGCGCTCACAGCTCAGACTCTAGTCTCAGCAGTCTGCCCCTAGTTCAGCTTCCCTCTGCTTCCTCGCTATCGCTGACCCCTGACCCTCTTCGCTCACAGAGGTCTCCGGGCACAGTGCTAGCTGAGATTGCTCAGCTGAGCAGAGAGACCGATCTTATCAGGGCTCAACTCAGCCAGGCAAAGGGCCTCGGGTCAGGGGTCAGAGAATCGCTCGACAGTGGCAATGAGAGAAGAGGGttgagctgcagcagcaccgGGAGAGTAACACCTCAGAGCGCTGCAGAGAGCAGGATGTCTGGGTCCAGCTGTAAAGAGAGGCGTAGCCAGCATGTGTGGACTCCTGAAGAACAACAGCTGACTCAACAG TGCAAACAGTGTGGAGCAACGCCTCCTGGAGCTGAACAGGCAGAGCGCTGCAGCCCGAGGTCGACTGCTGGAAATAATCGAGCAACAGAAGCGAAGTGTTTCAGCCAGAGTCTCACCCTCTGTCTCCCTGATCCCAGCTTCTGCCTTCAGCCCGAATCCAGAATCCA CAGAACGCCTGGAGGCATCAGAGCTGCTGCCTGA
- the LOC120441719 gene encoding trichohyalin-like produces the protein MLQITHEETLLKNKEMLHEKDQQKIQKEEMDCKLRNIEKQNEGLQVMLDEALERNKEFLHKKDQQKIQKEEMDCKLRYIKKQNEGLQVMLNEALERNKEFLHKIDQQKIQKEEMDCKLRNIEKQNEGLQVMLEEALERNKEILQDKKQEPVEQRDLQSKLQAMEEKYKALQVKHDKTLRKSQQLLQDKKQMEMKQKEMDSKLDEMEEKHRLLQVRLDKKVHRNKEFVQEREQQGMLEKETDRKFEVLEEKCKMLQITLEETLLKNKELLHEKDQQKIQKEEMDCKLRNIEKQNEGLQVMLEEALERNKEILQDKKQEPVEQRDLQSKLQAMEEKYKALQVKHDKTLRKSQQLLQDKKQMEMKQKEMDSKLDEMEEKHRLLQVRLDKKVHRNKEFVQEREQQGMLEKETDRKFEVLEEKCKMLQITLEETLLKNKELLHEKDQQKIQKEEMDCKLRNIEKQNEGLQVILDEALEKNKEILQDKKQEPVEQRDLQSKLQAMEEKYKALQVKHDKTLHKSQQLLQDKKQMEMKQKEMDSKLDEMEEKHRLLQIRLDKKVHGNKEVLQEKDQQKIQQEEEKLNLQRKNQALQELYNETKYKTTVLEGEKKQLEKQCSAMQSSINEMLRKNSELEELSKILKYKNTEIQVQKQEQQKTHKDLQCRLQEIQKRNQQLEDMHTDVHKAKGIEEATVKELKDKLKEKQEQLEDMVKRCSKLEKENTETMDELKTLIIEKKVLVEEYLKKKKKRFHWFWRRNTAASHLM, from the coding sequence atgctgcaaATAACTCATGaggaaacactgctcaaaaataaAGAGATGCTTCATGAGAAAgaccaacagaaaatacaaaaggaAGAAATGGATTGCAAGCTGAGGAACATCGAGAAACAAAATGAAGGCTTGCAAGTAATGCTTGATGAAGCTCTGGAGAGAAATAAAGAGTTTCTTCACAAGAAAgaccaacagaaaatacaaaaggaAGAAATGGACTGCAAGCTGAGGTACATCAAGAAACAGAATGAAGGCTTGCAAGTAATGCTTAATGAAGCTCTGGAGAGAAATAAAGAGTTTCTTCACAAGATAgaccaacagaaaatacaaaaggaAGAAATGGATTGCAAGCTGAGGAACATCGAGAAGCAAAATGAAGGCTTGCAAGTAATGCTTGAAGAAGCTCTGGAGAGAAATAAGGAGATCCTCCAAGACAAGAAACAAGAGCCCGTAGAGCAGAGAGACCTGCAGAGCAAACTCCAAGCCATGGAGGAAAAATACAAAGCTCTGCAGGTGAAGCATGACAAAACTCTGCGCAAAAgtcaacagttgcttcaagacAAGAAGCAAATGGAgatgaaacagaaagaaatggacTCCAAGCTTGACgagatggaggaaaaacacAGATTGCTTCAAGTCAGGCTTGATAAAAAAGTGCACAGAAATAAAGAGTTCGTTCAAGAGAGAGAGCAACAAGGAATGCTCGAGAAAGAAACGGACCGCAAGTTTGAAGTCTTGGaggaaaaatgcaaaatgctcCAAATAACTCTTGaggaaacactgctcaaaaataaAGAGTTGCTTCACGAGAAAgaccaacagaaaatacaaaaggaAGAAATGGATTGCAAGCTGAGGAACATCGAGAAGCAAAATGAAGGCTTGCAAGTAATGCTTGAAGAAGCTCTGGAGAGAAATAAGGAGATCCTCCAAGACAAGAAACAAGAGCCCGTAGAGCAGAGAGACCTGCAGAGCAAACTCCAAGCCATGGAGGAAAAATACAAAGCTCTGCAGGTGAAGCATGACAAAACTCTGCGCAAAAgtcaacagttgcttcaagacAAGAAGCAAATGGAgatgaaacagaaagaaatggacTCCAAGCTTGACgagatggaggaaaaacacagactgcTTCAAGTCAGGCTTGATAAAAAAGTGCACAGAAATAAAGAGTTCGTTCAAGAGAGAGAGCAACAAGGAATGCTCGAGAAAGAAACGGACCGCAAGTTTGAAGTCTTGGaggaaaaatgcaaaatgctcCAAATAACTCTTGaggaaacactgctcaaaaataaAGAGTTGCTTCACGAGAAAgaccaacagaaaatacaaaaggaAGAAATGGATTGCAAGCTGAGGAACATCGAGAAACAAAATGAAGGCTTGCAAGTAATACTCGATGAAGCTCTGGAGAAAAATAAGGAGATCCTCCAAGACAAGAAACAAGAGCCCGTAGAGCAGAGAGACCTGCAGAGCAAACTCCAAGCCATGGAGGAAAAATACAAAGCTCTGCAGGTGAAGCATGACAAAACTCTGCACAAAAgtcaacagttgcttcaagacAAGAAGCAAATGGAAATGAAACAGAAGGAAATGGACTCCAAGCTTGACgagatggaggaaaaacacAGATTGCTCCAAATCAGGCTTGATAAAAAAGTGCACGGAAATAAAGAGGTGCTTCAAGAAAAAgaccaacagaaaatacaacaggaagaagaaaaacttaATCTCCAGAGGAAAAATCAAGCACTCCAAGAATTGTATAACGAAACGAAGTACAAAACAACTGTACTGgaaggagaaaagaaacaacTGGAAAAACAATGCTCAGCGATGCAGAGTAGCATCAATGAGATGCTGAGAAAAAATAGCGAACTTGAGGAACTTTCTAAGATCTTGAAgtacaaaaacactgaaatccaggtgcaaaagcaagaacaacagaaaacacataAAGACCTGCAGTGTAGACTTCAAGAAATCCAGAAGAGAAACCAGCAGCTGGAAGACATGCACACAGATGTGCACAAGGCAAAGGGAATAGAGGAGGCAACAGTTAAAGAACTGAAAGACaagcttaaagaaaaacaagaacaattAGAAGACATGGTGAAAAGATGCAGCAAACttgagaaagaaaacacagaaacaatggATGAGCTGAAAACCCTCATCATTGAGAAGAAAGTGCTCGTGGAAGAGtatctgaaaaagaagaaaaaacgctTCCACTGGTTCTGGAGGAGGAACACTGCTGCTTCTCACCTGATGTAA